In the genome of Desulfuromonas sp. DDH964, one region contains:
- a CDS encoding KpsF/GutQ family sugar-phosphate isomerase codes for MLEKAKQVLRIEAEAILALVDRVDARFEGAVAMILACQGRVVITGMGKSGLICQKIAATMASTGTPALFLHPAEGIHGDLGMLMKGDVVIAVSNSGETEEITRILPVIKRMGLPLIAMSGNPKSTLARAGDVFLDISIREEACPLGLAPTASTTATLAMGDALAVALLVERGFKEEDFALFHPGGALGKRLLLRVEDIMHTGKDIPMVPESTLLKEALFEITSKKLGITGVGTADGRLCGVFTDGDLRRALGEGIEILNRPIGDFSNRNPKRILRSNLAAKALQKMEEYSITSLFVFEGEADQVPVGIIHLHDLLKAGVV; via the coding sequence ATGCTGGAAAAGGCAAAACAGGTGTTGCGCATCGAGGCGGAAGCCATCCTCGCCCTCGTTGACCGGGTCGATGCCCGTTTCGAAGGGGCGGTGGCGATGATCCTCGCCTGCCAGGGGCGGGTGGTGATCACCGGGATGGGGAAGTCGGGTCTCATCTGCCAGAAGATCGCCGCCACCATGGCCTCCACCGGCACCCCGGCGCTCTTTCTCCACCCTGCCGAGGGGATTCACGGCGACCTCGGGATGTTGATGAAGGGGGACGTGGTGATTGCCGTTTCCAACTCGGGGGAGACCGAAGAGATCACCCGGATCCTGCCGGTGATCAAGCGCATGGGGCTCCCCCTGATTGCCATGAGTGGCAATCCGAAAAGCACCCTGGCCCGGGCCGGAGATGTCTTCCTCGACATCTCGATTCGCGAGGAGGCCTGCCCACTCGGGTTGGCGCCGACGGCCAGTACCACGGCGACCCTGGCCATGGGCGACGCCCTGGCGGTGGCCCTGCTGGTCGAACGCGGCTTCAAGGAAGAGGATTTTGCTCTTTTTCACCCTGGTGGCGCCCTCGGTAAGCGGCTGCTGCTGCGGGTGGAGGATATCATGCACACCGGGAAGGACATCCCGATGGTGCCGGAATCGACCCTGCTCAAGGAAGCCCTCTTTGAGATTACCAGCAAGAAGCTGGGCATCACCGGGGTCGGCACTGCCGACGGTCGTCTCTGCGGAGTATTTACCGACGGTGACCTGCGCCGCGCCCTTGGTGAAGGGATCGAGATTCTAAACCGGCCGATCGGTGATTTCAGCAACCGCAACCCGAAACGGATCCTGCGCAGCAACCTCGCAGCCAAGGCGCTGCAGAAGATGGAAGAGTATTCGATTACCTCTCTCTTTGTCTTCGAGGGGGAGGCGGACCAGGTTCCGGTCGGCATCATCCACCTGCATGATCTGCTCAAGGCGGGGGTGGTCTGA
- the kdsA gene encoding 3-deoxy-8-phosphooctulonate synthase → MTREIRIGNVVFGGNRPLVLIAGPCVIEEESLTLRIAEFLKRLTGDLGIGLVFKASYDKANRTSIAAFRGPGMEEGLKILARIKREFDVPVVSDIHEISQVEVAAEVLDILQIPAFLSRQTDLLLAAAKTGKAVNIKKGQFLAPWDMKNAVGKMAAAGNDRVLLTERGASFGYNNLVVDMRSLPIMRETGCPVIMDATHAVQLPGGAGTSSAGQRQFVGALSRAAVATGIDGLFWEVHENPEAALCDGPNSLYLKDLRPMLEDLLAIDAIVKK, encoded by the coding sequence ATGACCCGTGAAATCCGGATCGGCAACGTCGTCTTTGGCGGCAATCGCCCTCTGGTTCTGATCGCCGGCCCCTGCGTTATCGAGGAGGAGTCTCTCACCCTGCGGATTGCCGAATTCCTCAAGCGCCTGACCGGGGATCTCGGTATCGGCCTGGTCTTCAAGGCTTCCTACGACAAGGCCAACCGGACCTCGATCGCTGCCTTTCGCGGCCCGGGGATGGAGGAAGGGCTGAAGATCCTGGCGCGGATCAAGCGCGAGTTCGACGTGCCGGTGGTCTCCGACATCCACGAGATCAGCCAGGTCGAGGTCGCGGCCGAGGTTCTCGACATCCTGCAGATCCCCGCTTTTTTGTCACGGCAGACCGACCTGCTGCTCGCTGCGGCAAAGACCGGCAAGGCGGTCAATATCAAGAAGGGGCAGTTTTTGGCCCCCTGGGATATGAAAAACGCCGTCGGCAAGATGGCCGCGGCCGGCAATGACCGGGTATTGCTGACCGAACGCGGCGCCTCGTTCGGCTATAACAACCTGGTGGTCGACATGCGTTCGCTGCCGATCATGCGCGAAACCGGTTGCCCGGTGATCATGGATGCGACCCATGCAGTACAACTCCCCGGCGGCGCCGGGACCTCCTCGGCCGGGCAGCGGCAGTTCGTCGGTGCCCTCTCCCGCGCCGCCGTGGCGACCGGAATCGACGGGCTGTTCTGGGAAGTCCACGAGAACCCGGAGGCGGCCCTCTGCGACGGACCGAACTCCCTTTACCTTAAAGACCTGCGGCCGATGCTGGAAGACCTCCTGGCGATCGATGCGATCGTCAAGAAATAA
- a CDS encoding CTP synthase — translation MKTKFIFVTGGVVSSLGKGLAAASIGALLEARGLRVSMQKMDPYINVDPGTMSPFQHGEVFVTDDGAETDLDLGHYERFTTATLSRKSNFTTGQVYDSVIRKERRGDYLGGTVQVIPHITNEIKGKILENAKGVDLAIIEVGGTVGDIESLPFLEAIRQFRTDRGHENVLYIHLTLVPYIPTAGELKTKPTQHSVKELREIGIQPDILLCRCDREIPRDMKAKIALFCNVREEAVITARDVQSIYEVPKVYHDQGLDERLVELLNIWTKAPDLSDWERIAKRVREPAGETTIAIVGKYVELTESYKSLAEALTHGGIANDCRVNLTYVDSEALERHGVGDTFAGADGILVPGGFGERGSEGKIAAIRHARENQLPFFGICLGMQMAVVEFARHVCNIEDAYSSEFREEAKNPVIHIMEGQKGVKGKGGTMRLGAYPCDLAAKTQARRIYGQQSISERHRHRYEFNNSYRDTLRKAGLVISGSNPELDLVEIVELANHPWFLGCQFHPEFRSRPMAPHPLFESFVGACLKHRGEK, via the coding sequence ATGAAGACCAAGTTTATTTTTGTTACCGGCGGTGTCGTCTCCTCTCTGGGCAAGGGACTCGCCGCCGCCTCCATCGGGGCTCTCCTCGAAGCCCGGGGTTTGCGGGTTTCCATGCAAAAGATGGATCCGTATATCAATGTCGACCCCGGGACCATGAGCCCGTTTCAACATGGCGAGGTCTTTGTTACCGATGACGGGGCCGAGACCGACCTCGATCTCGGTCACTACGAGCGCTTCACCACCGCGACCCTGTCGCGCAAATCGAACTTCACCACCGGCCAGGTCTACGACTCGGTCATCCGCAAGGAGCGCCGTGGCGACTACCTCGGCGGGACGGTCCAGGTCATTCCCCATATCACCAATGAAATCAAGGGAAAGATCCTCGAGAATGCCAAGGGGGTCGATCTTGCCATCATCGAAGTCGGCGGGACCGTCGGCGACATCGAGTCCCTGCCCTTTCTGGAGGCGATCCGCCAGTTTCGCACCGACCGCGGCCACGAAAATGTTCTCTACATCCACCTCACCCTCGTCCCCTATATCCCCACCGCCGGTGAACTGAAGACCAAGCCGACCCAGCACAGCGTCAAGGAATTGCGCGAGATCGGCATTCAACCCGACATTCTCCTCTGCCGCTGCGACCGGGAAATCCCCCGGGACATGAAGGCGAAGATCGCGCTCTTCTGCAACGTCCGTGAAGAGGCGGTCATCACCGCCCGTGACGTGCAGTCGATCTACGAGGTCCCCAAGGTCTACCACGACCAGGGGCTCGACGAGCGGCTGGTCGAACTCCTCAATATCTGGACCAAGGCGCCCGACCTTTCCGACTGGGAGCGGATCGCCAAGCGGGTGCGCGAACCGGCCGGCGAGACGACCATTGCCATCGTCGGCAAGTATGTCGAGCTGACCGAGAGCTACAAGTCCCTGGCCGAAGCCCTGACCCACGGCGGCATCGCCAACGACTGCCGCGTCAATCTGACCTACGTCGATTCCGAAGCCCTGGAGCGCCATGGCGTCGGCGATACCTTTGCCGGTGCCGACGGCATCCTGGTACCGGGCGGCTTCGGTGAACGGGGGAGCGAAGGAAAGATTGCGGCGATTCGCCACGCCCGGGAAAACCAGCTCCCCTTCTTTGGTATCTGCCTCGGCATGCAGATGGCGGTGGTCGAATTTGCCCGCCACGTCTGCAACATCGAGGATGCCTACTCCTCCGAGTTCCGGGAAGAGGCCAAGAACCCGGTCATCCACATCATGGAAGGGCAGAAGGGGGTGAAAGGGAAGGGGGGGACGATGCGCCTCGGCGCCTATCCCTGCGATCTCGCCGCCAAGACCCAGGCACGCCGGATTTACGGGCAGCAGTCGATCAGCGAACGCCACCGCCATCGTTACGAATTCAACAACAGTTACCGCGACACCTTGCGCAAGGCCGGTCTGGTTATCTCCGGCAGCAACCCGGAGCTTGACCTGGTCGAGATTGTCGAGCTGGCCAACCACCCCTGGTTCCTCGGCTGCCAGTTCCACCCCGAGTTCCGCTCGCGGCCGATGGCGCCCCATCCGCTCTTCGAATCCTTCGTCGGCGCCTGCCTGAAACATCGTGGGGAGAAATAA
- the kdsB gene encoding 3-deoxy-manno-octulosonate cytidylyltransferase, producing the protein MRVTAIIPARFASTRFPGKPLADLLGKPMIQWVCERTARASGINRVVVATDDQRIADAVRAFGGEVEMTRPDHPTGTDRLAEVAARIETDLVVNVQGDEPLIDPKMIEQALAPLKKNRGIPMGTLKCPLTSLEEFRNPNVVKVVTDRQGFALYFSRAPIPHARDLGDLLPEDLAGLNCFKHVGLYVYRKDFLLTYPKLAVTPLENLEKLEQLRALEHGFRIRVAETALPTQGVDTPADLQRVVELLRGGRVKG; encoded by the coding sequence ATGCGCGTTACCGCGATTATTCCCGCCCGCTTTGCCTCCACCCGCTTTCCGGGCAAGCCTCTCGCCGACCTGCTTGGCAAACCGATGATCCAATGGGTCTGCGAGCGGACCGCCCGGGCCTCCGGGATCAACCGGGTGGTCGTCGCTACCGATGACCAGCGCATTGCCGACGCCGTGCGGGCATTCGGCGGCGAGGTCGAAATGACACGGCCGGATCATCCCACCGGCACCGACCGCCTGGCCGAGGTCGCTGCGCGCATCGAAACCGATCTGGTCGTCAACGTGCAGGGGGACGAGCCCCTGATCGACCCGAAAATGATCGAACAGGCGCTGGCGCCGCTGAAGAAGAATCGCGGCATCCCGATGGGGACCCTCAAATGCCCCCTGACCTCGCTGGAAGAGTTCCGCAACCCCAATGTGGTCAAGGTGGTGACCGACCGCCAGGGGTTCGCCCTTTACTTCTCCCGGGCGCCGATCCCCCATGCCCGCGACCTCGGCGACCTCCTCCCCGAGGATCTTGCCGGCCTCAATTGCTTCAAGCATGTCGGTCTTTACGTCTATCGCAAGGATTTCCTCCTCACCTATCCCAAACTGGCCGTCACCCCGCTGGAAAATCTTGAAAAACTTGAGCAGTTGCGGGCGCTCGAACACGGTTTTCGCATCCGCGTGGCGGAGACCGCTCTTCCGACCCAGGGGGTCGATACCCCGGCGGATCTGCAGCGGGTCGTCGAACTCCTGCGTGGCGGCAGGGTCAAGGGGTGA
- a CDS encoding helicase HerA-like domain-containing protein has translation MGDNNQLTIAKGADFIGILPTMANRHGLVAGATGTGKTVTLRVLAEQFSARGIPVFVADVKGDLSGLAHPGGDQPRIQQRAADLRLTDFNPAGFPVVFWDLFGAQGHPVRTTPTEMGPLLLARLFDLNETQAGVLNLVFKIADDQGLLLLDLKDLQAMVRFVGDQAATFRTQYGNISAASIGAIQRALLALEQQGGARFFGEPGLDLEDLLQTAGDGRGVINILAADRLIQQPKLYATFLLWLLAELFERLPEVGDVDQPRLVFFFDEAHLLFADPPKALLETIEQVVRLIRSKGVGIYFVTQNPLDLPDTILGQLGNRVQHALRAFTPRDQKAVRAAAETFRSRPGLDVARAITELGVGEALVSVLDSRGAPTPVERALVCPPRSRLAPLTPAERQQVVAASLLAGQYEQTIDRDSAYERLKIRAARAVPEVGNGKPPAAPENRQKVLLEAAAKSAAHAIGSQLGRQLLRGLLGSLFGGQRRR, from the coding sequence ATGGGTGACAATAATCAGCTGACCATTGCCAAAGGGGCGGACTTCATCGGCATCCTGCCGACCATGGCGAACCGGCACGGACTGGTCGCCGGCGCTACCGGTACCGGCAAGACTGTTACCTTGCGGGTATTGGCCGAGCAATTCAGCGCCCGCGGCATTCCTGTCTTTGTCGCCGACGTCAAGGGGGATCTTTCCGGCCTGGCCCACCCCGGCGGCGACCAGCCGCGGATCCAACAGCGGGCCGCAGACCTTAGGCTCACGGATTTCAATCCGGCCGGCTTTCCGGTGGTCTTCTGGGATCTTTTCGGCGCCCAGGGGCACCCGGTGCGCACCACGCCGACGGAAATGGGGCCGCTACTGCTGGCCCGGCTCTTCGACCTCAATGAGACCCAGGCCGGAGTCCTCAACCTGGTCTTCAAGATAGCCGACGACCAGGGGTTGCTGCTGCTCGACCTCAAAGACCTGCAGGCGATGGTGCGTTTCGTCGGCGACCAGGCGGCGACCTTCCGCACCCAGTACGGGAACATCTCGGCGGCGAGCATCGGTGCCATTCAGCGTGCCCTGCTCGCCCTCGAGCAGCAGGGGGGGGCGCGTTTCTTCGGGGAACCGGGTCTCGATCTCGAGGACCTTTTGCAAACTGCCGGCGACGGTCGCGGCGTCATCAACATCCTGGCCGCCGACCGGCTGATTCAGCAGCCGAAGCTCTACGCCACCTTTCTGCTCTGGCTGCTGGCGGAGCTCTTCGAGCGCTTGCCGGAGGTCGGCGATGTCGACCAGCCGCGCCTGGTCTTCTTTTTCGACGAGGCCCATCTCCTTTTCGCCGATCCGCCCAAGGCGCTGCTCGAGACCATCGAGCAGGTGGTGCGGCTGATTCGCTCCAAGGGGGTCGGGATCTATTTCGTTACCCAGAATCCCCTTGATCTTCCTGACACCATCCTCGGCCAGCTCGGCAATCGCGTCCAGCACGCCCTGCGTGCCTTTACTCCTCGTGACCAGAAAGCGGTACGGGCGGCGGCGGAGACCTTTCGCTCCCGTCCCGGACTCGATGTCGCCCGCGCCATTACCGAACTCGGCGTCGGCGAGGCGCTGGTCTCGGTGCTCGATTCCCGCGGTGCGCCGACGCCGGTGGAACGGGCACTGGTCTGTCCACCCCGCAGCCGCCTGGCCCCCCTTACTCCTGCCGAACGGCAGCAGGTGGTCGCCGCCTCGCTGCTGGCCGGGCAGTACGAGCAGACGATTGATCGCGATTCTGCCTACGAACGCCTCAAGATCCGGGCTGCCCGGGCGGTGCCCGAGGTGGGGAACGGGAAGCCCCCGGCCGCCCCGGAAAACCGGCAGAAGGTGCTGCTGGAGGCGGCCGCCAAGAGCGCCGCCCACGCCATCGGCAGTCAACTCGGGCGCCAGCTGTTGCGCGGCCTGCTCGGCTCCCTTTTCGGCGGCCAGCGCCGCCGCTGA
- a CDS encoding metal-dependent transcriptional regulator, whose product MMISHQAEDILEALWIATEEKGDHGALLETLGLRPDDAALEELDRLAFVDIQGERVHLREEGREEAQMAVRRHRLAERLTMDIFDIRGPEGDEKACEFEHLLRGAVDTKLCTLLNHPATCPHGRPIPPGRCCRDAKQQGAPGVVALTELKAGEVGEIAYLSTAEPKKMQKLMSMGVLPGNQLLLKRAYPSYIFRIGHSEFAVDQELAREIFVRPGPGS is encoded by the coding sequence ATGATGATCTCGCACCAGGCAGAAGATATCCTCGAGGCGCTCTGGATTGCGACCGAGGAGAAAGGGGACCACGGCGCCCTGCTTGAGACCCTCGGGCTCCGTCCCGATGACGCCGCTCTGGAGGAACTCGACCGGCTCGCCTTTGTCGATATCCAAGGGGAGCGGGTTCATTTGCGGGAAGAAGGGCGCGAGGAGGCGCAGATGGCAGTGCGCCGGCACCGGCTGGCCGAACGCCTGACCATGGACATCTTTGATATCCGCGGTCCGGAAGGGGACGAGAAGGCCTGCGAATTCGAGCACCTGTTGCGCGGCGCCGTCGACACCAAGCTCTGCACCCTGCTCAACCACCCTGCGACCTGTCCCCATGGCCGGCCGATTCCTCCTGGCCGGTGCTGCCGTGACGCCAAACAGCAGGGTGCGCCCGGGGTGGTCGCCCTGACCGAACTCAAAGCGGGCGAAGTCGGCGAAATTGCCTATCTCTCCACCGCCGAGCCGAAGAAGATGCAGAAACTGATGAGCATGGGCGTTCTTCCCGGCAACCAGTTACTGCTCAAGCGCGCCTACCCGAGCTACATCTTCCGCATCGGTCATTCCGAATTCGCCGTCGACCAGGAGCTGGCGCGGGAAATCTTCGTCCGTCCCGGGCCGGGGAGCTGA